The nucleotide sequence CGACAATGCAACAAGATAGAATTTTGAGAAAATCTATGGTAACCGTGATATTCACCATTTCACCGAACGTGAAATCTAGAATCACCGAATGGTCCAgtaacaatagaaaaaaaaacataaattgataTAAGTGTTTGGGGAGTTTTTGTCGCCCAAAGGATACAAATGTAGCTTAACGCAAAATACTCaattacagaaataaaatatttgtaatttattttttatttttatcgttgcattgttttattttagatattgTGTATTCTGAACATACTAGTAGCTGTCACTGTGCTGCATATGTTGATCCAGTTTGCTCCACAACTAATGTGACTCATAATAACGAAGGTTGCTTGATGTGCACGTAAGTTTcttaacaaaacagaaaaaatactAATCCTAAACATTTATTATTAGATAAGAATTTACACGAACCCCGCGGTTAGagtaacatatattttaatgcaTGCTAGTGATAATTGAATGCTACATGATTGTGCGTTATTATTGAATATAGTACTATGCTGGTGATAATTGAACATTGAATAAAGAAATTTCTCACAAaagtaatatacaaatatatctaAATCTAGACATCAATGCTGAATGGAACGTTTGATCGATCTAGTTAAGAACATTATACATTGATTTCACGAAACTTCATAGAAAAATTAGCACAGCTTTAGCCGCAAACAAGGGAGTTCATATGAGAATTATATATTGTCTATTTATACAGAATTGCAACCTATAAGCTGAATCACTTTAATAATTGTAACTGAATATAACATGCTTCTGATTAGGAACATGCATAATAATAGGCGTTCCCTGTGGGAGACCCTAGTCTAGATCCTGTGATGCCTAAGCTTTTTTTGTAACCTTGATTTGTCTCTATCTTCATTACATTTATGCAATTTGAAAATGTCATGGTTAATTACTGTTgctgaaaattaaaaactaaCGCTACATCAAACGCAAGTCATTTCATAGCAAATTTTACTCAGCAATAAAATCTATTTTAACACGAGTTAAAAATAAATACCTCCCACCCCCACCACAACAATATTACCATTAATATTAGTTCATTCATAAGTTCTCCTTCCGTCATCATTCAAAACGTTTTCAGAGAAATCTGCTTACTATTCGAACGCTAATTTTCGCGACTGGCTGTTTTCTTGCAAACAATTTTAAGATTGACAAATATGTTTGGATGGTCACATTGataatgaaataagaaaaattactagtaaatattttattgtttatctgttttttattggtaaaaaaaCAAGCAATGTTTTATGCTATGTTTGTGCATTCAAAACTCTATCTGATTGTAAATACAACTTATAAAACATAAGGTTCTATATACATCGCAGAGTTCGTTTTAAGCTAGTTCATTAAAATTGAgaaggaaatagggaatgtgtcaaagagacaaaaacccgacaaAGAGTAAACACAGCCGAAGTCCacaaataggtcttcaacacatcAAGAATGTCTCGCAGCCTGAAGCGGACACCAGCTGACCCtacacaaaaatgtatatttggtCAGTGAAAATGCCGTGATACTTTATAACTTCTAAAACATATTAAtgaactagatttttttttaaatgcagatAAGACTTACATTGTCTCTTTCTTTATAGTTGTTACATGTTTCGTATCATACAACAATTCATAAACCTATTGAACGTACTGCGGTAGTCACTAatcttttaaagaaataattgCTGAGGTTAATAGCCGTGCATAATTATATCATTTTCTCAGAATGATTATAATTTaacgtaaaaataaatttgaatcgGAATCGTTTGAGAAAGGATTTGTAGCAGATCATTATCTAAAGACAACCATGTAtgtaataaaaatcaacagtattttttcaaaacatattcGACGACCGTTTGGGAAGAAAGATTTCCATGACAGAAGTGGAACAGttcaaaatgttatattttatatttcagtcaTGAAGTTTTAGATTGCCGTCGTGCATGTCCATGTGTGGGTGGACCACCAACAACAGTAAGTTTAAATAATTATAGTgaaatatgtattaaataaaagATAACGGTGTTGAATGATTCTTAATATCGAGGAATTATAACAGAACACAATAGAAAGCAATGAACCCACACGGAGGGTAGAGTTCTCCGAAAAGCACAGCACTTAAGCCAATATCAATGTCACCAAAAACAGATAGTGGCAAATCTACATTGAGTTCATTTGTAAAAGGAAATGGGGAAGGTgtcaaaagacaacaacccgaccaaagagtaaaaaaagCAGCCGACgtccaacaatgggtcttcaacacgaTAAGAAAATCGAGCAGCCGCGGCGTACTTATGCTGGCCCTAAacaaaaatttgtatttgtttagtgAAAATACCTTCACAATTAActtctaaaacatataaaggaactacaattaacaaaaatacatgtaagactaacATTGTCTCTCTCTCTTTAAAGTTGTTACATGTTTGACATCACACAACAATTCATACAGCTATTGAACGTACTGCAGTAGTCACTAATCTCATAAAAAAAGAATCAACTGCTGAGGTTTATAGCAGTGCACAACTACATTATTTTCTCAGTATTATTAGTTGAAATGAAATTGTTGGAGAAAGGATGTGTAGCAGGTCATTAACTAAAGTCAACAATGTTAGTAATAAAAATCAATAGCATTTGGGAAGAGAAGATTTCCATGACAGACGTGGAACAGTTATTAATGTTATCTTTGTTATTTCAGACACCAAGTTTTACCTTACCATCGTTGTGAATGTCCATATGTGAGAGCATCGACAGCAACATcagtaagtataaaaaaaattgtagtaaaagatatttttaaatcaaagatAACAGGTGTTAAATAGGTAACCTACATTCTGAATAACAGGGGATTATAataaaacacaattgaaaaacaaataaccaaCAGAACGAATATTTCTCCGAATAGCGCAGCACTTAAATCGATATGAATTTCACTCAAAACAGACAGTGACAAATCAACATTgagttcatttttaaaaagaaaacgtaTAAAATATCTTTGGcacaatttaaaatataattatcaagCAATTGTATAATGTATTAATCGTAGTATTCTCCAGATTCATGATTTGGTTTAATCTGTCAGatttcaaaattacatatatatttgcCTTTTGTTTAATTCCATCAAAATATAACTCAAATTAAAACCGGAAGTGATACATCTACGTAATTGTGGTAATCTGACAGATAAAACCGTTTGACAACTCAAATGATGAACTTTAACAAAAAGGAAATTTTGCGTTTCTCAAAGTTATTGATCATATCTGCAAAAATCGAAAATGAATCTGAAAACGAAAAATTGACACAATATGCCTCAAACTAAAATGTTGATGTTCCTCTCAATGGTACACCTGAAACATGCAGGATGCgaacttacaacctcagtgttaacaggctagtgatacagtagttcgactACTCAAACTAACCGGCAACCAAGACCCCAACGTCAATTTACCATTAACTACAGACAACCTAATAGACAATGGTGTTCCCTATTTAAATAATGTGAGGTTTTATGTAAGAAAAAGGTAACATCACAATAATACTGACCTCGGAGGAAAATTCatatgtaggaaatggtggattgaacctggttttatagctagctaaacctctcgctggtatgacagtcgcaaaaaaATCCATTCTTCTGACAATggtgcgtgaacaaaacaaacagacagtataggtaaaaatgtcaaaaatagatgtacagcagtcaaaattgtgtaataatcttaatcactataaataaAAACCTTTTTTTCAGATGCAAAAAGGCTTCAACCCTTGTTTTAGAGAGGTGTTAATATTATCGATTTCATTTTCACTTTAAGCAgcaattattcattcattcaacagACACTTAAATATTACTTGTTCAATGTTATTTCCTCTAGACTAATctattttacattatttatttcagCATGGCTAAGTGAGATGGAAtaacatatttgaaatatattacaaaagcaaagaataaaagattttaacattATTAGTGTTGAATATTATTGTGAAAAACTTATCATTAACGAACAACATTGTAAGGTACATCATTCCATAAGAAAACCTATACAAGATACTGAATATTGAGCATATtacaaaagaacagaaacatgAACTGACATTGCCACATTTTGTCTCAGATACTAGTCTGAAGCCAGACATATGTGTTCATTTTAACATAACATAATGCAAACCTCCTATTATCCATAGTATCTTTGATGTCAATTTCACCGAGATATATGATTTGTCCTTGTTGTAATGTGTTGAAATCACGGGTGTCACATGTGCAGCAGAAACTGTTCAACCTCTCCAGAGCACATACAATCTCCCCCGAATTACGTTTTCTGTTAATTTTGTGTTTCgtttaatattgtttattttttcgcTGTTTTTTTCACTGGTATTTAAAACAGTTTGAATTTgattgatgagtttgaatatcaTTTGGGTATCTGTAAATATACCTAAACTTTTGTACTATTTTCAGCCAAATTTTCTTTGTTGCCAGAGACAAACTAAAGGTGGAATCGGCACCTTCAGTAAGGGTAAAGAATAGACTAAACGTTTTTATTTAATCCTGACTCTAGTGAATCAGGGGATAAAACACACTTTCTAAAAGataatagataaaggaagatgtggtgtgagtgccaatgagacaactctccatcccaatAACATTGTAAGGTACATCATTCCATAAGAAAACCTATACAAGATACTGAATATTGAGCATATtacaaaagaacagaaacatgAACTGACATTGCCACATTTTATCTCAGATACTAGTCTGAAGCAAgccatatatattaattttaagataACATGATGCAAACCTTCTATTATCCATAGTATCTTTGATGTCAATTTAGACTTAATGTGTTCACTTGTtgttatatgtcttttgattgagttaattaagccatttcaattgatagttTATAGTGTCTTTCTATGATGTGATGTTTATACACTATTGTTTCGGGTAAAGgctggtacctattaaaacgtttaaaacccgctgcatttgtttgaacctgtcctaagtcaaaaatctgatgttcagtatttgtcgtttttttatgtgattcataagtgttttttgttttatatattgattagaccattggttttcctgtttgaatagttttacactagtcatttttgtggccctttattgttactgttaggtgtgagccaaggctctatgttgaagaccattctttgacctataatctTTGATTtttcacaaattgtgacttagatggaaagttgtctcattggcactcataccacatcttcttatatctaactGCAAGTTCTATCATCATACCTCTGTCGTTAGTAACAGTAATTTTAATTGAATAACATGCCTAATTTGATGGCATAATTAATAATTGATGCTTTTGAAATGTACCTGCAAGCACAGACGACATATGACAAATTTTGAATGTATGATTTGACATTGTCTTCTGTCAGTTTCAATAAAATGGTGATAACTATATTGTATTTTGAGATGAaggtttcaaacaaaacaaaagtagttactttgaatatacatttttttttgctactgaatgaaaagaatatttattgGTGCCAAATAAATCTGGCATTAAACTTTGAAGTGTATATCTGTATATGGTAtaataaatgtttgtaattgCAGAAATGATACTAGCAGGCGCGTAGCTGCCTTTACGCAAAAAATCATTTGCTTGCACATgtttttcacacaaaaaaaaaaaaacatcctgaAATTGAATTTTGGATAGTCTTTAGTCTTTCCAGATTATCATGTCTGGCGGTGTCTGTACTTGCAACTACAATCACGACACAAAGTTTAACCCCGgtagaaatcaaaataaaaatgaagaagctagatttttattttagcaaGAAGGCAGCGGATAACGAAAGCCAAAACGTTTTATCTAATTCGCCCAGCAAAGATGTAAATGAGCCATGTGAGAAACACCAcgggtgtcttgcaagaagcaggacctgcttaccttCGGAGCACCGGAGGTCGCCACATTTTTTCGGGGTCCGTGTTTTTCATTTGtagttagttttcaatgttgaaagTTTTTGCTTGTCATTTTGTGTCTTATCTGTTCCCGGGTTTCCAAATTACGAAACTCACTAGGATGTTACTATCGTTTCTTGAAATATGGTATAGTAAGAAACAGATAGGgtatttatcattttcatcataaaatggttcaaaaaaaattttcgcctcgaTCCGCTCGCCAATATATGCTTGCACTTTATTTCAACTCAGCTACGCCCCTGACTAGGAAAACACTGTCTAGGATGGATGAGAAATTGAAGAGATAACATTTAATATTAATGTTAGTGTTAGATGTATCaaacatttgaatattttatcaCAAAAATGAACAATATGATAAAATTGTTATGTCACTTTTTGAGTTTTGCTTTCAGATTGATCAGTCCTATTTTGATCATCAGCTGGTCTCTTATGAGTCTCTTGGTTTTTAGGTGTAAAAGTTTGACCAGTCCTTTTGTCCACTACTTTTTGGAACACAAATACACAATAGATGGCTGTAAAGATAATCATTCATGTAGTTAAAATATTCATGTAGTTAAAATAGTCATGtagttattttaaaatatgtatgcagttaaaatatttttgagcACATCAATAAGTTGTCCTAATCAAGTATAAAAGTAATCTAAATCctgatttcaaattttttatttttttagtaacattcactatttgtttttactATAAAGTGATATGACTTCTTCTTAATGTAGTTGGCTGTATTGGCTAGTTCATTGaattataaataatgaaatatcgTAAATTTTACAGGACATATTGCATGgcaaaaattttaaacttttattagATTTCTCtgacagaaaaaaacaatactttgaataactgatatttgccaaaaaagaaaataacacaaaCTACAATGCCTAAACTTCCTAGACAATGCTAAATTAAAATACCACACAGACACTTATGTAAATAGATAATCACATTTCAATGTGTATTGATCTGTTTTATATCACTGATTAGTACAATTGAAGTTTATTGATAAAGAAATGAGGATTCGTATTAACCTACCTCTGCTACCATTTTATATACCAAGAATCAgacaatatatcaaatataatatttgCACATCCATTGATGAAATGtgagaaaaacaagaatgtgcccaCAGAACAcaaatgccccactcacactttcatgttctatgttcagttgaccatgaaattggggtcaaaactcttaatttggcattcaaataagaaggatcatatcatagggaacaagtgtactaaggtttaagttgataggacttcaacttcatcaatcaCTTCCctgaccaaattttttttttaacctgaaactggacagacatacgcacagaccaaaaaacataatgcaaaTAAGTGGGGcattaaaataaatgattgaaTTCTTTGTTATGTTTCTCAGCtgaattatgataaaaatatagttTAATGTCTAGAGGCAAATATtacaagcatatatatatatatatatcatgatcagtacaaaatatataaatattattatcaaCTTTGCTTTCTACAAGACTGAAACTGACATCAATCCACCTATTATTTTGCCCTTTGAGCAATTCAGTCTTAACTATTTCTCTTCATTGATGCATGCAATGCAGAGAAACAAATAGCAATGTttaagtctttggtttgaccaCTATCACTGTCAATATGGTAGTCTCTTCCCTATCCTTACACATCAATCTTAACAGAAACGCTGTCATAACATTATGCAAAATAATGGATGAAATGGtgataaaaagaatgaaaaaagat is from Mytilus galloprovincialis chromosome 6, xbMytGall1.hap1.1, whole genome shotgun sequence and encodes:
- the LOC143080772 gene encoding uncharacterized protein LOC143080772 isoform X1, with product MSMCDGICECNSDSRTNCFIVSNYKKDTMTKLILIVLILFKTTDIVYSEHTSSCHCAAYVDPVCSTTNVTHNNEGCLMCTHEVLDCRRACPCVGGPPTTTPSFTLPSL
- the LOC143080772 gene encoding uncharacterized protein LOC143080772 isoform X2, which produces MTKLILIVLILFKTTDIVYSEHTSSCHCAAYVDPVCSTTNVTHNNEGCLMCTHEVLDCRRACPCVGGPPTTTPSFTLPSL